A window of Nonomuraea angiospora genomic DNA:
TCGTCCGGCTCCGGGCGCGGGGCGTCGGGCGGGTCCGGCGTTTCGTTCCGGGTGAAGAGCTCGGGGTGCGCGGCCCGGAGGAGAACCAGGGCCTGGTGCGCCTCCTCGTCCAGGGCGGCGGTCCACAGGCCCGTCACCATGGCGACCTGCTCCGGCGGCAGCGCGTCGTGGTAGCGCGCCACGAGCACGGCTCGCCCCGTGGGCGGCAGCGTGGCCAGCGCGTGCCCCTCGGGTGCGGGCGGCGGCGCGGCGGCCAGGAAGCGCGCGTACAGCTCCCGCAGCACCGTCACGGCCGGCTGGCCCCAGCGGATGGTGGACCAGCGGCGGCAGGCCGTGACCAGCGCCTCGACCGCCAGCTCGCGGGCCCGGTCCGCGTCACCCGTCAGCAGGTACGCGGTCCGCGCGAACGACGGCGAGTAGTTGGCCAGAAAGATCGATAAATCGCCAGACTTTTTCACGTATATAACTCCTCGTGGGGTGATCAGGGTACTGGGCAGGGCGGAAGCCCGGTCGCATGCGGGACCGGCGGGCCGGGCATCTTGGAGGTATGCGCCCGTCATCCCCGCGAGCGGGCTCCCGGGTTCTCGCCTCGCTCGCCTGCCTGGCCCTGCTCGCCGCCTGCGGTCAGACCGTTCAGACCGCCCTGCCGCAGCAGCCCGCCGCCACCCGGACGGACCGGCCGGAGCCCGGCGCGCCGACGAGCACCGCCGAGGTGGACGTGCGGCGCGACGGGATCGAGCCCGCCGTCGTCACGGGCGTGCGGTTCGCCGGTCACGGCACGTACGACCGCCTGGTCATCGACCTCAAGGGCAAGGTCCCCGGCTACGACGTCGAGTGGGTGGACCAATTCGTCGAGGACGGCTCGGGCAAGCCCATGGACGTCAGCGGCGGCGCGTACCTGCAGGTCACGCTCATGCCGGCGAACGCCCACGACGCGAAGGGCAGGCTCACCTGGAGCGGCGGTCCCGTCTTCTCCACCGGCCTGCTCAGCCTCACCGACGTCGTCAGGACCGGCGACTTCGAGGGACGCGTCGGCATCGGCCTGGTGCTGGCCAGGAAGGCCGCGTTCCGGGTCAAGGAGCAGGGCGGTCCCAGCCGCCTGATCATCGACGTGGCACACTGACGTCGTGGTGAGAAAGATCGAGGGCCCGGCCCGCATACCCGTACCGGGCGGCAAGCTCATCGACGAGCACATCGGCCGCGTCAGCAGCGGCGACGACGGGATCTCCATAGCGCACATGACCGCCCCGCCCGGCTGGGACGAGCCGCCTCAGCGGCCGCAGTTCGCCGAGTACACGGTGGTGCTGCGCGGCCTGGTGATGGTGGAGCACGCCGAGGGCACGACGGAGGTCGCGGCCGGGCAGTCGGTGGTGACCATGCCGGGGGAGAAGGTCCGTTACAGCGCAGGTCCGGAGGGTGCCGAGTACATCGCGGTGTGCCTGCCGGCCTTCTCCGCCGAGAGCGCAGGGCGTGACTGAGCCGTACGCGAAGGACGCCCTATCATGGCCAGATGAGTCCCACGCTTGACGAGATCCGGCGGGCTCCCAAGGTGCTGCTGCACGATCACCTCGACGGCGGGCTCCGCGCCGAGACGATCGTCGAGCTGGCCAGGGAGACCGGCTACGATCGGCTGCCCACTGACGATCCCGACCGCCTGCGCCGATGGTTCGAGGAGGCGGCCGACTCCGGCTCGCTCGAGCGCTACCTGGAGACGTTCGCCCACACCGTGGGGGTCATGCAGACGCGCGAGTCGCTCGTCCGCGTGGCCGCCGAGTGCGCTCAGGACCTCGCGGCCGACGGCGTGGTCTACGCCGAGGTGCGATACGCGCCCGAGCAGCACACCACGCGCGGGCTGAGCCTCGACCAGGTGGTCGAGGCGGTGCTCGAAGGGTTCAGGCAGGGCTCGGAGGGGCGCGGCATCCGGGTCGGCACGCTGCTGACGGCCATGCGGCACCAGGCGCGGT
This region includes:
- a CDS encoding AMIN-like domain-containing (lipo)protein; protein product: MRPSSPRAGSRVLASLACLALLAACGQTVQTALPQQPAATRTDRPEPGAPTSTAEVDVRRDGIEPAVVTGVRFAGHGTYDRLVIDLKGKVPGYDVEWVDQFVEDGSGKPMDVSGGAYLQVTLMPANAHDAKGRLTWSGGPVFSTGLLSLTDVVRTGDFEGRVGIGLVLARKAAFRVKEQGGPSRLIIDVAH
- a CDS encoding cupin domain-containing protein, with the protein product MVRKIEGPARIPVPGGKLIDEHIGRVSSGDDGISIAHMTAPPGWDEPPQRPQFAEYTVVLRGLVMVEHAEGTTEVAAGQSVVTMPGEKVRYSAGPEGAEYIAVCLPAFSAESAGRD